A genomic window from Abyssisolibacter fermentans includes:
- a CDS encoding FAD-dependent oxidoreductase, which translates to MNYDIVVVGGGPAGLAAAIEARENGVKSILVIERDRELGGILQQCIHNGFGLHVFKEELTGPEYAQRFIEKLKEMNIEYKLDTMVLDISDDKVVSAINSVDGFVKINAKAVILAMGCRERTRGAINIPGYRPAGVYTAGMAQRFINMEGYMVGKKVVILGSGDIGLIMARRLTLEGAEVLAVAELMPFSGGLTRNIVQCLEDYNIPLMLSHTVVEVKGKDRVEGVVIAQVDENRKLIKGTEKEFVCDTLLLSVGLIPENEISKNAGIKLDRVTSGPVVNESMETSIEGVFASGNVVHVHDLVDFVTAESKRAGKNAAKYVKGELKACDKYITSSAGNGIGYIVPQIIREENLEDNLELFMRVRNVYKNVKMEVKADGKVIKEIKKKHLAPGEMEIVKIDSNLIKGKDIEQITVSIKEA; encoded by the coding sequence TTGAATTATGATATTGTTGTAGTTGGCGGAGGACCCGCAGGTCTGGCAGCAGCTATCGAAGCAAGAGAGAACGGTGTAAAAAGTATATTAGTTATAGAAAGAGACAGAGAACTTGGAGGTATATTACAGCAGTGTATTCATAATGGTTTTGGACTTCACGTATTTAAAGAAGAATTAACAGGACCGGAGTATGCTCAGAGGTTTATTGAAAAGCTTAAAGAAATGAATATAGAGTACAAATTAGATACTATGGTTTTAGATATTTCTGATGATAAAGTAGTAAGTGCTATCAATTCAGTTGACGGCTTTGTAAAGATTAATGCAAAGGCTGTTATTTTAGCAATGGGTTGTAGAGAAAGAACTAGAGGTGCTATCAATATTCCTGGATATAGACCAGCTGGAGTTTATACAGCAGGTATGGCTCAAAGATTTATTAACATGGAAGGGTACATGGTAGGAAAAAAAGTAGTTATTTTAGGTTCAGGAGATATTGGGTTGATTATGGCTAGAAGACTTACTCTAGAGGGAGCAGAAGTTTTAGCTGTAGCTGAATTAATGCCATTTTCAGGAGGGCTTACTAGAAATATAGTTCAATGTTTAGAAGATTATAACATTCCTTTGATGTTAAGTCACACAGTTGTTGAAGTCAAGGGAAAAGATAGAGTTGAAGGTGTAGTTATTGCACAGGTTGATGAAAACAGAAAACTTATTAAAGGAACTGAAAAAGAATTTGTTTGCGATACTTTATTGCTATCTGTTGGACTTATACCTGAGAATGAAATATCTAAAAATGCAGGTATAAAGCTTGATAGAGTTACGTCAGGACCTGTAGTTAATGAAAGTATGGAAACTTCTATAGAAGGTGTTTTTGCAAGTGGGAATGTAGTTCATGTTCATGACTTGGTTGATTTCGTTACTGCTGAAAGTAAAAGAGCAGGTAAAAATGCAGCTAAATATGTTAAAGGTGAGCTTAAAGCTTGTGATAAATATATAACTTCAAGTGCGGGAAATGGTATCGGGTATATAGTACCTCAAATAATCAGAGAAGAAAATTTAGAAGATAATCTAGAGTTGTTTATGAGAGTTAGAAATGTATATAAAAATGTAAAAATGGAAGTCAAAGCTGATGGCAAAGTGATAAAGGAAATCAAGAAAAAACATTTAGCTCCGGGTGAAATGGAGATTGTTAAAATAGATTCTAATTTAATAAAAGGTAAGGATATAGAACAAATAACTGTATCTATAAAGGAGGCATAG